The genomic window CCTGCCGTCGCTCGAACTCTCGTGCGAGCCGGGCCGCCGCTCCGGGGCCTGCGACTCAGGCTACGCCTGCGCCTATCAGTTCAACCTCTCCTGGCGATCGCCGACCACACCGATGGCCCCCGAGTCGAACCCCCGGCTCGCCTTCGAGCGTCTCTTCGGCGAAGGCCCGCCCGACCAGCGCCAGGCGAACCTCGAACGGCGACGCCAGGAACAACGCTCCGTCCTCGACTTCGTCATGGACGAGGCCCGCTCGATGCAGCGCCGGCTCGACTCCGAAGACCGCCACAAGCTCGACCAGTACCTCACCGGTGTCCGCGAGATCGAGTCCCGCATCGAGAAGGCTGAGCAGTTCGGCCCCCCCGCCGACCCGGGCATCGACACCCCGCCGGGCGTCCCCCCCGAGTTCGGCGAATACGTGCAGCTCATGTACGACATGATGCTGCTGGCCTTCCAGACCGACTCGACCCGAGTGGCCACCTTCCTGCTCTCGCACGACGGCAGCAACCGATCGTTCGACTTCATCGGCGTGTCCGAGGGGCACCACGACCTCTCGCACCACCAGAATCGGCAAGATTGGATCGACAAGATCTCCGATATCGATCGGTGGTACGTCTCCCAGTTCGCCCGATTCCTCGACCGATTGCGGCAAACCCCCGACGCCGACGGCAACTCACTGCTACAGAACTCGATGATCGTCTACGGCAGCGGCAACGCCGACGGCAACCGCCACACCCACGACAACCTACCGATCCTCCTGGCCGGTGGTGGCGGCGGTGCCTTGAGCACCGGGCGGTACGTCCTTCACAGTTCCGAGCCGATGGCCAACCTCTTTCTGAGCATGGCCGATCTGATGGGGGTCGACGATCTGGCTCGCTTCGGCGACTCGACCGGCCGGCTCGGCAACCTCTGATCTCCGATTGCCTGGGACGACAAACGGCATCAAAGGGGGTCTGGCTGAGAGCCGCGAAGCGGCCTCCAGTTGGCCCCCCACCCTTTGCTCTTGAAATGGGGAGAGCCGCTCCTACGCCGTTTCCGTCTCCTCAGAGGGAGGGGACGATGAGGGAGTCAGATCCGGCTTCGCCCCGACCGCTTCCGAAGCCGGGTCATAAGGGCCGAGGATCACCTCCTCCCCCTCGAACAGCCCCTCAACCACCTGCAATCGATCAATCGACCCAGGACGAACGCCCACGGTCCGACGTTCGACCCCGTCTGGACCGACAACGTAGCAGACCGTCTCTCGTCCGACGACGGCGAGGGCCTCGGAAGGGATCGTCAACGCATTCTGCACGGCCGGCACCAGAATCTCCACCTCGGCGCTCAGGCCGGGAAGCAACCGCTCCCGGTCGTCGAGGTCCACCCGGATGTTGTAACGCATCACTCCGGAAAACTGGGCCATCTGGTCCTCGTTGTCGACAAACGGCGACACCTTGACCACTCTGCCTCGCAAGACGATCCCCGGTTTTGCGTCGACCCGCACCAGGGCTTCCTGACCTTCGGAAACCCGCCAGATCTGGGTCTGGTGGACCTGGGCTTCCACCACGGGACGTTCCAGGTCCGGCAGCATGAACAGCCTCATCCGCCGATAGACCTCCAGCCCTAACCGAATCGGGGTGCCATCCCTCGTGCTGCCGTAGACGAGCTGCCCGTCGTGTGGCGCCCGGATCGTACATCGTTCGATCTGCAACTCCGCCTGGGCCAGGCGTTCCTCGTCCATCTCCCGACGGCGCTGGGCAAAGGTGTGGTTGGCTCGGGCCTGCTCCAGCCGGACTTCAAGCTGCCGGGTGAGCTTCGGCTCGGTGTAGCTCCGGTAATCCGACAGGGATCGCTCGGCGCGGTCGAGCGTCAGCTCGGCGTTGAGCACTGCGATCGCCTCGTCTCGAACAGCCGAAAGGGCGACATAACCGAGGGGCAGGATCCGATTGGTCCAATCCAGGTGATCGCTCTGCTGCTGAACCTGCGATTTCGCCAGCGCGACTTGCCCTTCGAGCCGCATCAAGGTCTCGAGCCGAACGCCGTCGAGGTACTCGGCCAGAGCGATTTCGGCGGCCTGAAGGTCGAAACGTGCTTTCGCCTCGACAGCCCTCGCCTCCTCGACTCGGATTCGTAACAGCCGGGCAATCTCGTCGAACCGCGATGGGTCGATCTCGGCGAGCACCTGTCCTGCGCGGACAGAGGTTCCCTCGGGCACAAGGCTGATGATCGTCAGGCCCGCCGGTGTCTGCGATCGACCACCCCGACGGCCACCGCCGGCCGAGGACGTTGGCAGTCCCGCTCCACTGATATTCTCGACCTCACACTCGATCATCGTGTACTGGGCGCTCTTGATCTGTCCGGGCACCGTCAGGCCGAATCGGGCCTGCGGATCCAGCCGGACGACCTTCGCCACCGGCGGACCCTCCAACTGGCGATCCCGCCCCCAAGGCCAGCGATCGGCCCCGGTGATTCCGGCAAACCCGGTCATCGCCACCAGAGGGGTCGCCAGCAAGAACAGCCTGATCGGAGTCACGAGTCGCATCGCAGGGCTCCGAGTCGAGAGGGGCTGGGGCGTCCGACGGTCCAACCATGACCAGGCCCCACCCTTCAAAACAGCCACGATCCGCGTTCAGAATCGGGCGGACGCGTCAGATGGTCGGGACGGAGATCCTCAATTCATGGTCGTTGCGAGACGAGCCAAGGCGTTCTCAAGCTCCACCAGGCCATGCGCGTCGACGGTTTGGGATCTCTGGCAAAGGCTCACCCCGATCTCGACCAGGCCTCCAACCCACTTCCACGAGCAGAACCTGGACCCAATTCACGAGACCTCCGCCAAGGATTATGAGCGGCAGGACACCCCGACCTGTCCCAACTCTCTTGGCCGTCTTTCCCCCAGAGCTTGATTCAATCCTCCGCCTTTTCCCCGATCTCCGTTCCAGGAGCCTCCCAACAATCAAACCCTCCAACCCATTCGGCACAGCCCACCGCACATCGCTTCGAAGCCATGAATCTCTTCCCCCGAGCCCAACGGTCTGCTACAACTGGGGTGTGTTACACTCCTGTTGAACATCCTCGAGGGTGGCAATCCGCCCTGGCCCGACAGGGAGGGAGACCGTCTCATGATCCGAGTCCTCGGCGGCCCGAAGCGGCTCTGCGACGGCATGACCCGGCGCGACCTGATGCACGTCGGGGCGCTCGGTCTGCTCGGACTCGGTGCCGGTGGCTCGGCTCGATCGGCGATCGCCGCGGAATCGGCTTCCCGGCTTCCCGGCTTCGGCCGGGCGAAGTCGTGTATCCTGCTGTATCTCTACGGTGCTCCCAGCCAGATCGAGACCTTCGACCCCAAGCCCGACGCTCCGTATGAGGTCCGCGGCGACCTGGGGACGATCCCGAGCAACGTGCCGGGGCTCGCCATCGGCGAGGGATTCCCTCGGATGGCGAAGGTGATGGACCGCGTGACCGTCTTGCGGTCGGTCACGCATCCGTACCCGATCCACGGCGTCGCCTTCGCCACCACGGCGACTCCC from Tautonia rosea includes these protein-coding regions:
- a CDS encoding DUF1552 domain-containing protein, giving the protein MTDRIDPIAPSRHADLSRRRFLRGLGTCVALPALASLRPAGALAAAPSPVGEALATTASGAPLRTAFVCFPNGAIPSTWWPKTEASGADLQLSRTLEPLEPVRDLVQILGGLDQINATAGPDGAGDHARGNGTFLTSVRLNKSATDIRAGVSIDQAIARRIGHLTRLPSLELSCEPGRRSGACDSGYACAYQFNLSWRSPTTPMAPESNPRLAFERLFGEGPPDQRQANLERRRQEQRSVLDFVMDEARSMQRRLDSEDRHKLDQYLTGVREIESRIEKAEQFGPPADPGIDTPPGVPPEFGEYVQLMYDMMLLAFQTDSTRVATFLLSHDGSNRSFDFIGVSEGHHDLSHHQNRQDWIDKISDIDRWYVSQFARFLDRLRQTPDADGNSLLQNSMIVYGSGNADGNRHTHDNLPILLAGGGGGALSTGRYVLHSSEPMANLFLSMADLMGVDDLARFGDSTGRLGNL
- a CDS encoding HlyD family secretion protein; translated protein: MRLVTPIRLFLLATPLVAMTGFAGITGADRWPWGRDRQLEGPPVAKVVRLDPQARFGLTVPGQIKSAQYTMIECEVENISGAGLPTSSAGGGRRGGRSQTPAGLTIISLVPEGTSVRAGQVLAEIDPSRFDEIARLLRIRVEEARAVEAKARFDLQAAEIALAEYLDGVRLETLMRLEGQVALAKSQVQQQSDHLDWTNRILPLGYVALSAVRDEAIAVLNAELTLDRAERSLSDYRSYTEPKLTRQLEVRLEQARANHTFAQRRREMDEERLAQAELQIERCTIRAPHDGQLVYGSTRDGTPIRLGLEVYRRMRLFMLPDLERPVVEAQVHQTQIWRVSEGQEALVRVDAKPGIVLRGRVVKVSPFVDNEDQMAQFSGVMRYNIRVDLDDRERLLPGLSAEVEILVPAVQNALTIPSEALAVVGRETVCYVVGPDGVERRTVGVRPGSIDRLQVVEGLFEGEEVILGPYDPASEAVGAKPDLTPSSSPPSEETETA